The following are from one region of the Phycisphaerales bacterium genome:
- a CDS encoding NEW3 domain-containing protein, which yields MPTENTTWNKRIFSRGLSPLLLVVLAGLATGCATQDNPYENHDDDWGTPRARPQLTVDEANRGYITERREAVVVDRDTTYREPAPEPRRETRTEARRESTTGSTIMYFPTGDRESSTLMVERIAPAEVVVGAPFQYRMRVTNLTDNPVRGVFVSETSDEGIEITGSNLQPQRGAPFNWNGQFFNRADNVNAFPNGENAEAMNRNALTWNVGDLRGNESKVIEVEARTEKAGPSTTCVFAGYNPEVCVTMNAVAPPSIALALRSPREVLICEDIPLRYEVTNTGESHARDVRVRVDLPEGWRARDRGAELRVGDLAPGETKSIDFTARADRPGEFNLGAAEATGAMGVNARAESATIAVIQPELQLDFDAPETTYMGRDMGSRITITNPSNIPLRDVRVTADFQGARFEDAGDRSDRRAGNNTWSIGTLGPGESRQTMVRLNAEQIGEVRGRIRAEAYCAQPQVEEFTTRVVGIPALLLEVVDERDPVRIGDETVYTIRVHNQGSAEATNITILGVLPTGQEFVAARGFGDTNAGDARGGQNVQFSPLARLAPKATAEWQIRVKATAPGDVRFGVRMTADQLDSPVEETESTNLVE from the coding sequence GTGCCTACTGAAAATACGACGTGGAACAAGCGGATCTTCTCCCGCGGCCTCTCGCCGCTGCTGCTGGTCGTCCTTGCGGGCTTGGCGACCGGCTGCGCCACCCAGGACAACCCGTACGAGAACCACGACGACGACTGGGGCACGCCCCGCGCCCGCCCGCAGCTGACCGTCGATGAGGCCAACCGCGGCTACATCACCGAGCGCCGCGAGGCCGTGGTCGTCGACCGCGACACCACCTACCGCGAGCCCGCGCCCGAGCCGCGCCGCGAGACCCGCACCGAGGCCCGCCGCGAGTCCACCACGGGCAGCACCATCATGTACTTCCCCACCGGCGACCGCGAGAGCAGCACGCTGATGGTCGAGCGCATCGCCCCCGCCGAGGTCGTCGTCGGCGCCCCCTTCCAGTACCGCATGCGCGTCACCAACCTCACCGACAACCCGGTGCGCGGCGTGTTCGTCTCCGAGACCAGCGACGAGGGCATCGAGATCACCGGCAGCAACCTGCAGCCCCAGCGCGGCGCCCCCTTCAACTGGAACGGCCAGTTCTTCAACCGCGCCGACAACGTGAACGCCTTCCCCAACGGTGAGAACGCCGAGGCGATGAACCGCAACGCCCTCACCTGGAACGTCGGCGACCTGCGCGGCAACGAGAGCAAGGTGATCGAGGTCGAGGCCCGCACCGAGAAGGCCGGCCCCTCCACCACCTGCGTCTTCGCCGGCTACAACCCCGAGGTGTGCGTGACCATGAACGCCGTCGCGCCGCCCAGCATCGCCCTGGCCCTGCGCAGCCCGCGCGAGGTCCTCATCTGCGAGGACATCCCGCTCCGCTACGAGGTGACCAACACCGGCGAGAGCCACGCTCGCGACGTCCGCGTCCGCGTCGACCTGCCCGAGGGCTGGCGCGCCCGTGACCGCGGCGCCGAGCTGCGCGTGGGTGACCTCGCCCCCGGCGAGACCAAGTCCATCGACTTCACCGCCCGCGCCGACCGGCCCGGCGAGTTCAACCTCGGCGCCGCCGAGGCCACCGGCGCCATGGGCGTGAACGCCCGCGCCGAGTCGGCCACCATCGCGGTCATCCAGCCCGAGCTGCAGCTTGACTTCGACGCGCCCGAGACGACCTACATGGGCCGCGACATGGGCAGCCGCATCACCATCACCAACCCCAGCAACATCCCGCTGCGGGACGTGCGCGTGACCGCCGACTTCCAGGGCGCCCGCTTCGAGGACGCCGGCGACCGCAGCGACCGCCGGGCCGGCAACAACACCTGGTCCATCGGCACCCTCGGGCCCGGCGAGTCCCGCCAGACCATGGTCCGCCTGAACGCCGAGCAGATCGGCGAGGTCCGCGGCCGCATCCGCGCCGAGGCCTACTGCGCCCAGCCGCAGGTGGAAGAGTTCACCACCCGCGTGGTGGGCATCCCCGCCCTGCTGCTCGAGGTCGTCGACGAGCGTGACCCCGTCCGCATCGGCGACGAGACGGTCTACACCATCCGCGTGCACAACCAGGGCTCGGCCGAGGCCACCAACATCACCATCCTGGGCGTCCTGCCCACCGGTCAGGAGTTCGTCGCGGCCCGCGGCTTCGGCGACACCAACGCCGGCGACGCCCGCGGCGGCCAGAACGTGCAGTTCAGCCCCCTCGCCCGCCTGGCCCCCAAGGCCACGGCCGAGTGGCAGATCCGCGTCAAGGCCACCGCACCCGGTGACGTCCGCTTCGGCGTCCGCATGACCGCCGACCAGCTCGACAGCCCGGTGGAGGAGACCGAGTCCACCAACCTCGTCGAGTAA
- a CDS encoding DinB family protein — translation MHNHSCCGGHSKSTSSTTANDAATSSCCKGDAHKQSGACCKDQPTATSAASEPKPYDPKELLAHLKSLDPVTLTMRYRRGIECIDRRVFEMSEEQIDSAFLADPNPATNVGQWPARVLVGHVADAEVVFVERMRRCIGEENPVVSVWDENAFVDSMIYNHGHKQYSTDPQGDHARVMAAVGGPLAVIHTLRQWTGQWLLSLPESAWSRKIMHPERGEMTLKDILVYATYHLEHHAVYLSRKVEKVLGPAPAEEAAAGSCGSGCGCHH, via the coding sequence ATGCACAACCACTCCTGCTGCGGCGGCCATTCGAAGTCCACCTCTTCCACCACCGCTAACGACGCCGCCACGTCTTCCTGCTGCAAGGGCGACGCCCACAAGCAATCCGGCGCCTGCTGCAAGGACCAGCCCACCGCGACCTCCGCCGCATCAGAGCCCAAGCCCTACGACCCCAAGGAACTCCTCGCCCACCTCAAGTCCCTCGACCCGGTGACGCTCACGATGCGCTACCGCCGCGGCATCGAGTGCATCGACCGGCGCGTCTTCGAGATGTCCGAGGAGCAGATCGACTCCGCCTTCCTCGCTGACCCCAACCCCGCCACCAACGTCGGCCAGTGGCCCGCCCGCGTCCTCGTCGGCCACGTCGCCGATGCCGAGGTCGTGTTCGTCGAGCGCATGCGCCGCTGCATCGGCGAGGAAAACCCCGTCGTCTCCGTCTGGGACGAAAACGCCTTCGTCGACTCCATGATCTACAACCACGGTCACAAGCAGTACAGCACCGACCCCCAGGGCGACCACGCCCGCGTCATGGCCGCGGTGGGCGGCCCGCTCGCCGTCATCCACACCCTCCGCCAGTGGACCGGCCAGTGGCTGCTCTCGCTCCCCGAATCCGCCTGGTCCCGCAAGATCATGCACCCCGAGCGCGGCGAGATGACCCTCAAGGACATCCTCGTCTACGCCACCTATCACCTCGAGCACCACGCCGTGTACCTCTCCCGCAAGGTCGAGAAGGTCCTCGGCCCGGCACCGGCTGAAGAAGCCGCAGCCGGCTCCTGCGGCTCCGGCTGTGGCTGCCATCACTGA